A window from Candidatus Nitrospira neomarina encodes these proteins:
- a CDS encoding NAD-dependent epimerase/dehydratase family protein, translating to MGRVLVTGGKGFLGSHLVRRLLAEGEEVRVFGHRGSKQGEAARDNGSEVIWGDIRNLPDVEQAVQGVEKVFHLVSNFRKGGSDKADAYAVNVEGTKNVLNAARKFGVARVVHCSTIGVHGDVQAIPAHEGTPFNPTDLYQETKLKAEQYVWQFHQETGLPISVVRPISLYGPEDLRMLKLFRTIKKRQFIYIGKGNVLFHPAYIDDVIEGFLLCATHEKAVGEAFIIGGDGYLPLHDLVDRISAQLQVPPPRLHLPLRPVEWLAGLCESLCTPLGIEPPLHKRRVSFFKNNRAFSIEKVKRILGYAPRVSLDEGLKRTIRWYEEHGYL from the coding sequence ATGGGACGAGTCTTGGTCACCGGCGGAAAGGGATTTCTGGGTAGCCACCTGGTGAGGCGCTTGCTTGCTGAGGGTGAAGAAGTTCGCGTATTTGGCCATCGGGGAAGCAAGCAGGGTGAAGCCGCCCGTGACAATGGGAGTGAAGTCATATGGGGAGACATCCGCAATCTCCCGGATGTGGAGCAGGCCGTTCAAGGAGTGGAGAAAGTCTTTCATTTGGTCTCCAACTTTCGTAAAGGGGGATCGGATAAGGCCGACGCGTATGCCGTGAATGTAGAAGGGACAAAAAATGTCCTCAATGCCGCAAGGAAGTTTGGGGTTGCCCGCGTGGTTCATTGCAGTACGATTGGTGTTCATGGCGATGTCCAGGCGATTCCCGCTCATGAGGGAACGCCATTCAACCCCACCGATTTATATCAGGAAACTAAGCTCAAGGCGGAACAATATGTCTGGCAATTTCATCAGGAAACAGGGTTGCCCATTAGTGTTGTCCGGCCAATTTCGCTGTACGGACCTGAAGATCTGCGCATGCTGAAATTGTTTCGTACCATCAAAAAGCGACAGTTTATCTATATAGGCAAAGGCAATGTCTTATTTCATCCGGCCTATATTGACGATGTCATTGAAGGGTTCCTTCTCTGCGCGACACATGAAAAGGCTGTGGGAGAAGCCTTCATCATCGGAGGAGATGGATACCTTCCGTTACATGACCTCGTAGATCGGATTTCTGCGCAGCTTCAGGTTCCACCCCCACGTTTACATCTTCCGTTGAGACCGGTGGAATGGCTTGCCGGCTTGTGTGAGTCCCTGTGTACGCCCTTGGGCATTGAACCTCCTCTGCACAAACGACGCGTGAGTTTTTTCAAGAATAATCGGGCCTTCTCAATTGAAAAGGTGAAACGTATTCTTGGTTACGCTCCACGGGTTTCCTTGGATGAGGGGCTGAAAAGAACTATTCGCTGGTATGAAGAACATGGGTATCTCTAG
- a CDS encoding class I SAM-dependent methyltransferase, translating into MAELEKPLWPIRLFNKSVLKQRKYKEITEALGETTQLQCLDIGADNGVLSYLLRQRGGHWKSADLDQTTVDAIQSLIHERVFQIDDRGTPFADDEFDRVAVIDFLEHIPNDEAFIRELHRIVKPGGQVILNVPHIKTSLLRKIRLAIGQTDAKHGHLRPGYTRGDITRMLGTQFTVLSEKTYSKFFSECIDTLITFAFDLLKSGKRNSAKGLVVTGNDLQRYQKMFAMYSLLYPFIWIISKLDHLLFFTSGYMLLVVAQNKKDTHA; encoded by the coding sequence ATGGCGGAATTAGAGAAGCCCCTGTGGCCCATTCGACTTTTCAATAAATCCGTCTTAAAACAACGGAAATATAAAGAAATCACTGAGGCCTTGGGCGAAACGACACAGTTACAGTGTCTGGATATCGGGGCAGATAATGGAGTGCTCAGCTACTTGCTCCGCCAACGGGGCGGACATTGGAAAAGTGCGGATCTTGACCAAACGACTGTGGACGCGATTCAGAGCTTGATTCATGAACGGGTGTTTCAGATTGATGATCGAGGTACACCGTTTGCCGACGATGAATTCGACCGTGTGGCTGTGATCGATTTCCTAGAGCATATTCCCAATGATGAGGCGTTTATCCGGGAGTTGCATCGAATAGTTAAACCTGGAGGACAAGTAATTTTGAATGTGCCACATATCAAAACGAGCTTGCTCAGGAAAATTCGATTGGCAATCGGCCAGACGGATGCGAAGCATGGGCACCTCCGCCCCGGTTATACACGCGGTGATATTACCCGAATGTTGGGAACCCAATTTACCGTGCTATCGGAAAAAACCTATTCCAAATTCTTTTCAGAATGTATTGATACGCTGATTACCTTCGCGTTTGATCTATTAAAAAGTGGAAAGCGGAATTCTGCCAAAGGTCTTGTGGTAACCGGGAATGATCTACAACGCTATCAAAAAATGTTCGCCATGTATTCCTTGCTCTATCCATTTATCTGGATAATCTCGAAGCTGGATCATTTGTTGTTTTTTACGAGTGGATACATGCTGTTAGTGGTGGCTCAAAACAAGAAGGATACACACGCATAA
- a CDS encoding class I adenylate-forming enzyme family protein, translating into MVWSEAERLWPEKIGLITEREQLTYAELARRIRRLSCQLIRQWKVRPGEVVGLLAPNGVEFVLTYFAVTTIGGIVHPIDERLKPEEIRFLLEDSGARFAIVHQALWEKFANVWNVLPALERVIAIGDVGANVESFHAWVQGPAVSDITGTVELSPASDDIAELMYTSGTVGNPKGAMRSHANARAASRNARRAFGYRHDDVIAIVMPLSHSSALVSQMLPMVEVGGRIVLVERFDAADLLARIRGQAVTCFRAVPATFKMLMVYPEFNADHLPSLRLLMNSSAVIDPKTHWDIKARFPEVDLVNSYGLTEASTCTILTDAMAREHPDSIGVPIPGVEMFVVDDAGCVVDDGIEGEFFVRGPHVCHGYHNLPNESEALFAPGGWMRTGDMGHKDSHGLFYFHGRKADVINCGGRKYAPVEVEYCIRELTEVAEVAVLGVPHRVLGQVAKAFVVFRDRASADLKAVTRHCTRYLPSHKVPFYVEAVDALPKNSLGKMLHRELKVESHAAFHKK; encoded by the coding sequence ATGGTTTGGTCTGAGGCGGAACGTCTGTGGCCTGAAAAGATCGGGCTCATCACGGAGAGGGAGCAACTGACGTATGCTGAACTCGCCAGGCGTATACGTCGCCTATCCTGCCAGTTGATTCGGCAATGGAAAGTCCGACCCGGAGAAGTCGTGGGACTATTGGCGCCAAATGGCGTTGAGTTCGTGCTCACCTATTTTGCGGTGACCACAATTGGCGGAATCGTTCATCCTATCGATGAACGTCTTAAACCTGAGGAAATCCGATTTCTCCTTGAGGATTCCGGTGCACGGTTTGCTATCGTCCACCAGGCGCTTTGGGAAAAATTTGCGAACGTGTGGAATGTTCTCCCTGCATTAGAACGTGTCATAGCTATTGGGGATGTAGGGGCCAATGTCGAAAGTTTTCATGCCTGGGTGCAAGGTCCAGCCGTTTCTGACATTACGGGGACAGTAGAATTGTCTCCCGCTTCTGATGATATCGCGGAACTCATGTATACCTCAGGAACGGTAGGCAATCCGAAAGGTGCCATGCGCTCGCATGCCAATGCCAGAGCCGCGTCCAGAAATGCACGACGAGCATTCGGTTATCGGCACGACGATGTTATTGCGATTGTTATGCCACTCAGTCATTCAAGCGCCCTCGTCAGCCAAATGCTACCTATGGTTGAGGTGGGCGGCAGAATTGTGTTGGTGGAGCGATTTGATGCTGCGGACCTCTTGGCGAGAATTCGTGGGCAGGCTGTGACCTGCTTTCGTGCGGTTCCTGCTACGTTTAAAATGCTGATGGTCTATCCGGAGTTTAATGCCGATCACCTGCCATCTTTGCGGTTGTTGATGAATTCCAGCGCTGTGATCGACCCCAAAACCCATTGGGATATCAAAGCGCGTTTCCCGGAGGTGGATTTGGTCAATTCCTATGGCCTGACGGAGGCCTCCACCTGCACGATCCTAACCGACGCCATGGCTCGGGAGCATCCAGATTCCATTGGCGTTCCGATACCCGGTGTTGAAATGTTCGTTGTCGACGATGCCGGATGCGTTGTCGATGACGGGATTGAGGGCGAGTTTTTTGTGCGCGGTCCGCACGTGTGTCATGGCTACCATAACCTCCCCAATGAATCAGAAGCGTTATTTGCTCCAGGAGGCTGGATGAGAACCGGAGACATGGGCCACAAAGATTCCCACGGCCTTTTTTACTTTCACGGTCGCAAAGCCGACGTCATTAACTGTGGCGGGAGGAAATATGCACCGGTGGAGGTTGAATACTGCATACGGGAACTTACAGAAGTCGCCGAGGTAGCCGTACTTGGTGTGCCGCATCGTGTCCTCGGCCAGGTCGCCAAGGCCTTTGTGGTCTTTCGGGATCGGGCGTCTGCGGATCTTAAGGCCGTGACCCGGCATTGTACCCGATATCTTCCGAGCCACAAGGTCCCATTTTATGTCGAGGCCGTCGACGCGTTGCCAAAAAACAGCCTCGGCAAGATGCTTCATCGCGAGCTCAAGGTGGAATCCCACGCAGCGTTTCACAAAAAATAA
- a CDS encoding acyl carrier protein, which yields MSNTHARVIEFLSVVLQVDIPTDIDDLQRREFSEWDSINHLRLIMELEEILGVTLEDEQAADLSSSRQIEALLIKHGVTLPDEASA from the coding sequence ATGTCAAACACACATGCGAGGGTGATCGAGTTTCTGTCAGTCGTCCTACAGGTGGATATCCCCACGGATATTGACGATCTGCAACGTCGGGAATTCTCCGAATGGGATTCCATTAATCATCTGCGCCTGATCATGGAGCTTGAAGAAATATTAGGTGTGACCCTTGAAGATGAACAAGCCGCAGACCTGTCGTCATCCAGACAAATTGAGGCGCTGCTCATCAAGCACGGAGTGACGTTACCGGACGAGGCCTCCGCGTGA
- a CDS encoding glycerol-3-phosphate dehydrogenase/oxidase, giving the protein MMTRNLTRLANSRYDVAVVGGGIYGACVAWDASLRGLSVVLLEKGDIGSGTSANSLKIIHGGFRYLQHGDLSRMRESLHEQKALMRIAPHLVHPLPVLIPTYGHGLRGKEVFACALGINDLVGFDRNRLEDPQKHIPRGRILPRSQVLELLPNIQAQNLTGGGVFYDGMVYNSERLLLSFLHSAVAMGAELANYVKVVGYLKGKDNVRGIEAEDMLSGERLQVEAKVVVNACGPWLDQTEDMLSDRPSNHRIPWVKAFNILTRPLFSSYAVGLAARGKYSDDRALLNKGKRLLFMVPWRGCSLIGTAYRSYEGKPDEFSISEEDMHEFLQEINQVYPQAALQMNDVKFVNGGLLPGASVESRGGDIQLESEASIRTRGDVGARNVISLVGVKFTTARRVGERVVDQVFQVLGKTPPQSQTSHTPIRGGAISKFQEFLSQEMKSPRQGLSAKAVQRLVYNYGSSYGDVLKYCPDTGGREPHSESESIRILQAEVQYALREEMPQRLSDVVFRRTEVGTAGYPGDKPLEVCADILSKGLGWNKTQTQQEMAMVRGMYPRATWRN; this is encoded by the coding sequence ATGATGACCAGAAACTTAACCCGTTTAGCCAATTCCCGTTATGATGTGGCGGTGGTGGGAGGAGGAATTTACGGTGCCTGTGTGGCGTGGGATGCGAGCCTCCGTGGATTGTCGGTTGTTCTGCTTGAAAAAGGTGATATCGGTTCAGGGACTTCGGCGAACAGCTTGAAAATTATTCATGGAGGATTTCGCTACCTACAACATGGGGATTTGTCGCGAATGCGGGAATCGTTACATGAACAAAAGGCGCTGATGCGGATTGCCCCGCATTTGGTCCATCCCCTTCCAGTCCTTATCCCCACGTATGGACATGGTCTGCGAGGAAAGGAGGTCTTCGCGTGTGCCTTAGGGATTAATGATCTTGTCGGGTTTGATCGAAATCGATTGGAGGATCCCCAAAAGCATATTCCAAGAGGACGAATTCTTCCACGAAGTCAGGTTTTGGAATTGCTACCGAATATTCAGGCACAAAATCTGACGGGTGGCGGGGTGTTTTATGATGGCATGGTCTACAACTCTGAACGGTTACTGCTGTCATTTCTTCACTCGGCTGTGGCGATGGGGGCGGAGCTGGCCAACTATGTCAAAGTGGTTGGTTATCTCAAAGGGAAGGACAATGTTCGGGGGATTGAAGCTGAGGATATGCTATCGGGTGAGCGCTTGCAGGTTGAAGCGAAAGTGGTGGTCAATGCCTGCGGCCCGTGGTTGGATCAGACGGAAGATATGTTGTCTGATCGTCCCAGCAACCATCGGATCCCGTGGGTCAAAGCCTTTAATATTCTCACGCGTCCGTTGTTCTCATCCTATGCCGTGGGGTTGGCGGCCAGGGGGAAATATTCCGATGACCGGGCTTTGCTGAATAAAGGAAAACGACTGTTGTTTATGGTGCCCTGGCGTGGGTGTTCCCTCATTGGGACCGCATATCGCTCTTATGAAGGAAAGCCGGACGAATTTAGCATTTCCGAAGAAGATATGCATGAATTTTTACAGGAAATCAATCAGGTCTATCCCCAAGCTGCTCTTCAAATGAACGATGTGAAATTTGTCAATGGCGGCCTGCTCCCGGGGGCGAGTGTCGAGTCGCGTGGTGGAGATATTCAGCTTGAAAGCGAAGCTTCCATCCGGACCAGGGGAGACGTTGGAGCCAGAAATGTTATATCGCTTGTAGGCGTCAAGTTTACAACGGCTCGACGGGTGGGAGAACGAGTGGTTGATCAAGTGTTTCAGGTTTTGGGCAAGACTCCACCACAATCTCAAACGTCTCATACCCCTATTCGCGGGGGGGCCATCTCTAAATTTCAGGAATTTTTGAGTCAGGAAATGAAAAGCCCTCGCCAGGGATTGAGTGCGAAGGCTGTGCAACGGTTGGTTTACAATTATGGTTCTTCCTATGGAGATGTCCTAAAATATTGTCCTGATACCGGTGGTAGGGAGCCCCATTCTGAGTCAGAATCTATCAGGATTTTACAAGCGGAAGTGCAGTATGCCTTGCGGGAAGAAATGCCTCAGCGATTAAGTGACGTGGTTTTTCGCCGAACAGAGGTAGGGACGGCTGGATATCCCGGCGATAAGCCCCTGGAGGTCTGCGCGGATATCCTCTCGAAAGGGTTAGGATGGAATAAGACCCAAACCCAACAAGAAATGGCAATGGTTCGAGGGATGTACCCAAGGGCAACATGGCGGAATTAG
- a CDS encoding acyltransferase, translating into MNERPLVESLGDATLSPYRRYLNIFVGKASVVALAKYELYTGLLGRLPGAIGYFMRGKCYPGLLGAVGRGTVFGSGGVLRCPGRIRLGRGVMIDDSVVLDAKGPSSSIVLGDQILLGRNSILSCNDSAISIGNFVSIGPFCFLVSRSHLTIGSNVAIGAGTYMLGGGHAYDDPDTPVIHQTRVSKGIVVEDGAWIGIGAKILDGVTIGQNSIVGAGAVVSKDVLPWTVVLGNPARVVEKRKQVKEG; encoded by the coding sequence ATGAATGAGCGACCTTTAGTTGAATCGCTTGGGGACGCCACGCTTTCCCCGTATCGGCGATATCTTAATATCTTTGTTGGCAAGGCATCCGTTGTTGCCCTGGCCAAATACGAGCTTTACACGGGTTTGCTTGGTCGATTGCCGGGTGCCATCGGTTATTTTATGCGGGGTAAGTGCTATCCCGGCCTTCTGGGCGCCGTCGGTCGAGGAACGGTTTTCGGATCGGGAGGCGTGCTGCGTTGTCCTGGGCGAATCCGGTTGGGGCGGGGAGTGATGATTGATGACTCTGTCGTACTCGATGCAAAAGGACCAAGCTCGTCCATCGTTCTGGGTGATCAGATCCTATTGGGGCGGAACAGTATCCTCAGTTGTAATGACTCTGCGATATCGATCGGCAATTTCGTCTCCATTGGGCCCTTCTGTTTTTTGGTCTCCCGCAGTCATCTGACAATTGGTTCCAATGTCGCGATCGGAGCAGGCACGTACATGCTCGGTGGCGGCCACGCCTATGACGATCCCGATACGCCTGTGATTCATCAGACTCGGGTGTCGAAGGGGATTGTGGTGGAGGACGGGGCCTGGATTGGAATCGGTGCGAAGATCCTTGATGGAGTGACCATTGGCCAAAACAGCATTGTCGGTGCGGGCGCCGTCGTATCTAAAGATGTGCTGCCTTGGACCGTGGTATTGGGTAACCCCGCTCGTGTGGTCGAAAAACGCAAGCAGGTTAAAGAAGGATGA
- a CDS encoding glycosyltransferase family 4 protein: MRIGICARTWGENGGIGVYTRSVIPSMLDLDARNEYHILYSHKAHLGSLKGTDRVREVYLPAKGKWMWDQWAVPRYAHREGLDLIFHTKFAIPFLARCKTAMVLHGTERFVYPEFHQSADLWFFKTVYPQYLKRASLIIAVSKRAKEDIISYLGIDPVKVKVAYLATDPIFRSISDPEQLEVVRAKYNLPRRFILFAGHIYPGKNFGRLLEAFSTVRKDMNIHLVVAGGMRWKYQNDLNAIETLGLKESVHFAGYVPQNELVAFYNLAAATVFPSHYESFGLPNIEANACGCPLVTSRTGGMPEAAGNAAMYVDPLDVADIANAIVRVLTDENLRQTLIAKGYENAARFSWEKTARATLDAFECVVTPT, translated from the coding sequence GTGAGGATAGGTATATGTGCCAGAACCTGGGGGGAAAACGGGGGTATCGGGGTGTATACCCGAAGCGTCATTCCTTCGATGTTGGATCTAGATGCACGAAACGAGTATCACATTCTGTATTCTCACAAGGCGCATCTCGGCTCGCTTAAGGGCACGGATCGCGTTCGTGAAGTGTACCTACCTGCCAAAGGCAAGTGGATGTGGGATCAATGGGCGGTGCCGAGGTATGCCCACCGGGAAGGATTGGACTTGATCTTTCACACGAAATTCGCCATCCCGTTCCTGGCAAGATGTAAAACGGCCATGGTGCTTCATGGGACGGAGCGGTTTGTTTATCCCGAATTTCATCAGTCTGCGGATCTCTGGTTCTTTAAAACAGTTTACCCGCAGTACTTAAAGCGGGCCTCACTGATCATTGCGGTATCCAAGCGAGCAAAAGAGGATATCATTTCGTACCTGGGTATTGATCCAGTTAAAGTAAAAGTGGCCTATCTCGCCACTGACCCCATATTCCGATCCATCAGTGATCCAGAACAGTTGGAGGTTGTTAGAGCAAAATATAATCTTCCACGGCGATTTATTCTGTTCGCCGGGCATATTTACCCTGGTAAGAATTTTGGCCGGTTATTGGAAGCGTTTTCTACGGTGAGAAAAGATATGAACATTCACCTCGTCGTAGCAGGAGGGATGCGCTGGAAGTACCAGAATGACCTGAATGCGATTGAGACTCTGGGACTAAAGGAAAGTGTGCATTTTGCCGGCTATGTTCCACAGAATGAGTTGGTGGCGTTTTACAATCTCGCTGCCGCAACAGTGTTTCCTTCACACTATGAAAGTTTTGGACTCCCAAATATCGAAGCGAATGCTTGCGGTTGCCCTTTAGTCACCAGTCGTACAGGAGGAATGCCCGAAGCAGCAGGCAATGCCGCCATGTATGTCGATCCACTGGACGTAGCGGATATTGCGAATGCCATTGTCCGAGTGTTGACCGATGAGAACCTCCGACAAACCCTTATTGCCAAGGGGTATGAAAATGCGGCGCGTTTCTCCTGGGAAAAGACGGCAAGAGCCACGCTGGACGCGTTTGAATGTGTGGTTACTCCTACGTAA
- a CDS encoding polysaccharide deacetylase family protein has translation MFIRDLKRSFEKNRNELLGLGLGRYPAFVRSDVDPEQIPVFQFHDVSTASLEPVLEFIAHNNYVTLTGDEYYERIVDTSLRRKREVMLTFDDGQASLYTVAFPLLIKFKQRAVAYIVPGRVSDGVANLHANDTGRALCSWPQILEMHRSGVIDFQSHSLYHHSIPISSKVVDFTRPGLSTSFLQSDLAPARQQNRDGLSPELHNLWGSPIYEWNARMSVHPAYFENTQIEELCVRYVAEHGGEAFFQARDWRRQLTQILKKAREEIAPERFETAEEQRNAILKDLRHSKAAIEARLPGSRAQHFCFPWYRGSALAVELSHEAGYVSNAWGSLLPRFVNPVEVLPVPIPRLPPRYVYRLPGVGRIPLLRLFGGVG, from the coding sequence TTGTTTATACGAGATTTAAAGAGAAGCTTTGAGAAGAATCGTAACGAGCTGCTCGGATTGGGACTCGGACGTTACCCGGCATTTGTTCGTTCGGATGTGGACCCGGAACAGATACCTGTCTTTCAGTTTCACGACGTCTCAACTGCCAGCCTCGAACCGGTCTTGGAATTTATCGCCCATAATAATTATGTAACCCTAACGGGAGATGAATATTACGAACGGATAGTCGATACATCTTTACGACGTAAACGTGAAGTGATGCTGACGTTCGATGATGGTCAAGCCAGCCTATACACCGTTGCCTTTCCCCTGCTCATTAAGTTCAAGCAAAGGGCCGTGGCTTATATAGTTCCTGGGCGAGTGTCAGATGGAGTAGCAAATCTGCATGCAAATGACACAGGCCGTGCTCTTTGCAGTTGGCCACAGATATTAGAAATGCATAGAAGCGGTGTCATCGATTTCCAGTCGCATTCTCTGTACCATCACAGTATTCCAATCTCTTCGAAAGTTGTGGATTTCACAAGGCCCGGCCTTTCCACCTCCTTCCTGCAATCTGATCTCGCGCCAGCTCGTCAACAAAATAGGGATGGTCTGAGTCCGGAACTTCATAACCTCTGGGGCTCACCCATATATGAATGGAATGCTCGCATGTCTGTACATCCGGCCTATTTCGAAAACACTCAGATTGAAGAGTTGTGTGTCAGGTACGTAGCAGAGCATGGCGGTGAGGCCTTTTTTCAGGCTCGTGATTGGCGGCGTCAACTCACCCAAATTCTGAAGAAAGCACGGGAAGAAATTGCTCCGGAACGATTTGAAACTGCCGAGGAACAGCGAAACGCCATCCTCAAGGACTTACGTCATTCGAAGGCAGCAATCGAAGCAAGACTCCCAGGCAGCCGTGCGCAGCATTTCTGCTTTCCCTGGTATAGGGGATCTGCACTGGCAGTGGAGCTTTCGCATGAGGCTGGATACGTTTCAAACGCTTGGGGGAGTCTCCTGCCAAGATTCGTAAATCCTGTTGAAGTCCTGCCCGTCCCCATTCCACGGCTGCCACCTAGATATGTCTACAGGCTTCCAGGTGTTGGACGCATACCATTGTTGAGGCTATTCGGTGGAGTAGGGTAG